acggccgtatagacaagcaccgaatggctagcacgaaaggaggaggagcgtaggactcgccaggccggcgggagcaaggctaagacccaaagcctagcggaacagatagcgagctgcctatgggagcaggactggaaaaggaagccccctaagacaataggcccgatagcgctccgagccgtccagagacacaattaccagctatatagggacctgacaagggccgaagcaagcatagcgatccaaatcaggtccgaacacattggattaagggcctacctgttcaggagacgcgcactagacatctatagcccagcctgctagtgtggctacccatcgcaaaacccagaacatatgctactaagatgcccgcagtgggcgagaggcaggggaaattggaggcaccaagcgggaaggagagactacaagtcaatcattagggacaaaggcaacattcgccgaatctctcggtggatactacagcagggatacctccagcagtttagcctcgcgagcgagacggaggagtggatagacaagaggcggaagcgaggggggttgcagatagggtagtcatcagggcaggcccatgacactagcgtacccctaacaagggaaatttaagacgacaacgaggaggaaaagacaggcgggaaggaggaggggtttttaccaacacggtttcccctctatatatacaaaaacaagatagcatagctgcataggccaaagggcactacaacagcttaatgaaatatctatctatctatctatctaaaTACAAGCTACACTTACAAGGCGACTCCCAGTAACGATGAGCGACCACACCGAAATCTACATCAGTGTAGACGTCGAAGCGACAGGTCCGATTCCTGGCGACTATTCTCTCTCATCCTTCGGCGCCTTCGTAGCCGGTGCTCGTAAGAAAGACGGCACCTATGGCCGCTTCGACCGACATGACGAGGGCAATCTCTTCTATATCGAGCTCACGCCGATCACCGACAAGTTCATCCCTGCCGCAATCAAAGTAGGTCTCCTCGAGGGCTTCACCGGCGATGATTTTACAGGCGAGCGTCGGCACCAATGGATGAAAGACCACGGACAAGACCCAAAGGAGGCAATGGAGAAGTTTGCCGCATGGGTCCTCGAGACTAAGGAGCGGCTAGGCGGTGCGAGGCCCGTCTTCGTGGCGTATCCTGCGAGCTTTGACTGGATGTTCATCTACTGGTACTTCATCCACTTCGGTGTGGAAAGTCCCTTTGGCTTCAGTGGCGTGAGAGACTTGAAGGAGATGTATGCTACGAAGGCGAATGTCCCGTTATCACGAGCTACGAAGCGTAATATGCCGAAGCATCTGCTGAAGAGTGATGTGGCGCATACGCATCATGCGTTGGACGATGCGATTGGGCAGGGACATCTTACGATGAATCTGTTAGAGTGGAAGCCTTGATGTCTCGCTATAGTTCTACAGGGAACCGATCCTACTTTACGCTAAAGCCCGCTGAGCATGTAGAGTATACTGCAGATACAAAGCTCCTGGTGACCCCGTGCTCGCAACTCATCATCAGCCCGGCACTGGTCTGCTCTTACTGTTATACACACAGAAGGGTGCCAGCCAATCTCGAGAACCATGCGGCGGTGTCTCAGACTATGGTGAACGCAAAGCGCCATCGCAGATCTCGCGCGGTCCACCTTAGTCTAACCCACAGCTCAAAGCTTCACTCTCTTCAACGAGACACATTTCCACTCTACGCATCACCCCTGGAGATATCCTCCCCTCGCCTTCCATCGAGGCAATCGCGCCTCGCGAGTAGTCCCTTCCTGGCGGATCCGTTGGTACACAATGTACACCAGGGGAGCCGAAAGATAATACAGAAAATGGGTCGGCATTCCGCATTGCACGACGCCGCGTGCGTACGCATCATCGTGTATGTTGAACCAGGCCAGTACCGTATCGGCGATGTACCCGCCGAAGAACCGCAGAGCGACGAGACCCAGAAGCAGTGTTGTGAGCCAGATCTTGAAGATTGTCCTGTCGATTTGGACGCCGAGGATGGAGATGTTTTGTTGTTGTCCTTGGTTAGCTGTTGGCATGTTGGCCCTGGTCGGGGGAGAGCGGTGTGCCGGCATGGTCTGGGGTGGCTCGTGGAGAGCAGTGGTTCAAGGATTATGGAGGCGAGCTACCTGTAGGTTGCTGTGCGGGAGTGGGTGGTTTGGGTTGGGTCGTCGCGAGGTCAGCAGGTTTAAGAAGATATATGATGAACGGATATTCCACATTCGTAGTGAATAAAGAGAGCCTAGGTAATGCCAATATGAACAATGCCTTGAGGATTCGTCGTCAGTGGCGATTGAGTCCTTCATGAACATACTCTATTCCAAACAGTGCACGATGACATTCCTCATCAACCAGTCTATGCCGAGTGCAGTGATGACAGAGGTGGTCGTGTATACAAGAGTCGAATTGTCTTTTCAGTGCTGCAGGAGTGACGGTGGAGCGTAGCAGATGCTAAAGAAGTGATCACAGTACGCCCTGCCTTGGGCGTCTCAACAACCTTGAAGGTATTTGGCGTAATTCAAAGTGCTCGCTGTTACTGTTCTTCTTCGAGAGCAGCGCGCCCACTTCCTATCCGCATGTGTGCATTCAAACCATGGTCGAAGGCTTCAGCTGAGTAGGTACCCACCCGTTGCCCTCTATCGTGGCAACCTTTGCTTGCCCTCCGCCCTACGTTGCCAATGACGACCGCAGAAAAGCAACAGGGGGAGAAGCCCCTGCAGCATCAAAGCGACCATGGTGATGGAGTTGAACATGAATTGTGCTCTCGCACTTGCTCCAAGGCCGAGTAGTGAAAGGGTGAAGCTGATGAGTTCGCTGCCGTACAATTGGAGCATCACGAAGTTAGGGAGGAACAACATGTACCAGCCGATCAGATAGCGCATGCGAGTGAGCGTCCCCAGGATGCTCGTGTTGTCAGTTCTAGGAAGCACCGACGCCGCGTTGGCCGTGTAAAGAACCTGCGTAGAGCGTCTTCGTGACATGGCGCGTCAGCTGTGCTGTGTTCCCGACGTTATTCCAGAATGATCGAGATTGGGCACAAAGGCTCAATGAGATAGAGTAGGTTGATTCAGTCGGTTTATGCAGTGAGCAATGCCGAGCAGTCGAGTTTACAAGCCATTTGCGATGCGATTAGCTGTGAACATCGCAAAGTGTCGCATGACAGCAAAGCAGTATTCTTGGTCGCTGGAGGGAGTGTGGCTGGGGTCTGGCATGATGTAACAGGTATACGAGGATGGTGAACACCGTTGGCCAGTACGGTAAGATTATCAGAAACTTGCAAAGAAAGATGTTGCTTGCATGTGGACTTATAGCCAAAACTCGGACGATCGATAGCAGAATGTTTGTCGTAGAGCCATCGGATGCTCGGACCCTCGATCTCGATGCCGTAAGAACAATCTGGATGCTAGCCAAAGATCCTGCTCTTGGCTCCGAGATAGTTGTAGTTCAGCAGCACCTTCCACGTCTCGTCGATCTTGCCAGTACCAACCAAGCCGACAGCTCTGCCACGAAACTCGTCCTTCCGCGAGGCGACTTCGCAGAAAGCAGCTCCCAGATCAGCATAACTGACGCCATTCACCGCAGCACCTTTGGAGATCAGTTCATATCCCGTGCGCTTTGTGCGGCCAGCTCCGTGAAGTGCTGGCGGATCAATATAAATATAGTCCATCAAGTCCGGCTGATTGCGCACAGTGCGTTCATAAAGTTGGCTGGCGCGCTCGATGTCGGAGTAGATGTAATGCAAGCAGAAGCTTAGGAATAGCGTGACAAGCCATGGCGTGCCAGAGTTCAGCTCAAGATTGAGGGAAGCACTTCGTAGCTGGATCACAGTTGGCTTGGAATAATGCTGCTTGTTCGTGGTCTGCAAGCTCTCCAATGTATCAATGACCGTCCCCGCTGTGTCGTGGCACAGAGAGAGCCCGACCTTGCTTTCGTTGGTTGCCACCACGTTGAAGATCACGGAGGCGCCTTCGAGACATTGTCCCAGTGCGACTATATCCGTCGAAGTGCCCTGGACAATCTTGATCTGGACGACTGTTGACTGCTCCAGCCCTGGAAACGATGCCAAGAGCTTGTCTCTAGATCGCACGAGTATGCGAAGCGTGAGGTCCACCGGAGGCTCGGACAAGAGGCAGCGAAGAATGGCTGATCCTGTCCCGCCAGTAGCCCCAAGCAGCGCATACGTAGGCATCGTGATCAACTATCCGATGGGAGAGCCTTTGAGAGAGTAAGAGTCAGACACTGCAAAGCACGTTATCTGTTTGTCCTTCGTGCTCCGAGGTGCGCCCGTTCCGAAGATGCTGGTCTCAGCAAGCCTCTGGCAGATGCTGAACAGAGAATATATGACATCCTTCGCGCAGTACTGTAACGTGCGATGACATGGCTCGGGAGAAGTCGAGGGTGGCATTGAAGCGCTACGTGTGAGCGTCTCATTCGTGCTAATCAGTAGTCTTTGCAGCTAATGAACCTTATCGATCAGTGAAAGTACGATACCTTTGTTTGCTATCGCAAGCCATGGTGGTGACTGCGAGTTTACACCCATCGGCTTGTATGTCCACTAAGAAGTCTTCTGAGTGATGTTGCCTGGGTTGATTTGCTGTGTCTGCATTGTTGTAGATCTTTGTCGTTGGTAAGCCGCAGGTGCTGTGCTGCTATGCTGCAGACTGGAGTCCAACTAGTTGATGCACTGAATGCATTCGGCCACCCATAGATCATCGATCACTGCTGCAACGTACACGGAGAGCACCGCTATGCAGGATACAGATCACATGCTTCCGGAATCCGGATCGCCTAATGAGATCGGACGGAGTCCTTTATGCAGCCGTTCCAGCATTTTTTCTCTTCTATCTCCGAAGTAACAGAGCCGTTTGACGTTCCAAGTCTGAGCCAAGTGTGTTTCAATCTTAGCGTTGTGGTAATGGGAATCATGTTTCCAGTCTTGGACCGAGCCCAAGGGACCAACACCTATGGGTCCTCGAGTCGGAGGCACGCAACGAAAGCATCAAGCAGATGGCTGATAGAGGTGTCCCAGGCGAGGGAGCCTTTTCGACAGATGGGTTGTTGATGGAAGAGAAAGAGAAGCAGGTAGGGAAAGGGAGATGAAGTCGAGATGGGAGCGGGTCTCGAGGAGTGATCCCTGCTTTCTTGGCGTGTTGTGATGCCGATCCAAGCTCATCTTCCGACTGACAACACATCTGCACGTAAATCGAGGTGCCACGCGAGGAACAAAGGTGTTCTTCTTCATGGCGATGGTACTGGCCACGAAttatagagagaagacctaaaagacttgcccttatatctattgatatatatagcctactactaatctcaagactaggattgaaatactagcttaagattattaataacttctctaggaagaagtagacCTTTGAGGCGGAAAGGCCACGCTCCATGGGCGTGGCGACCCTCGATTGGGCATACAATGTACGCCGTGTCCAGCTCGACGAGGTCCTTTTAGACTGACTCGGACTTCTTGACGCTCAAACTGAGCGCCTATGTTTCCCTAAACAAGACGGACTTAACCAGACATCACACACCACGTGGCAGATGCGACACCCAGCTTTTGGTCCTCTTTGGGCAGCCACGCCCGAGAGCTATTCGTTCGCTTTTGACCGGTCATGCGAACAGTAAGCTGCTGCCACACTCCTGCTGTATGCCCCGCTTTGTGTACCCATTCGCTTACCGGTATGGACATGGGGGTGGCGGTGCGGTAGGAAACGCGACGATCCATACGACCACAAGATCTCAGTGAGTCTAAGTATATGACAATCAGAAGGCTTGTCTACTTCCGGGTGTTTTGTGGCGGCCCAGGCCAGGATCGATTGATGACCGTGGTCTTCGGCACAGAAGGCGCATTGGATTCACACCACCGAAGCAGCATCAACGTGGCTTTAGCAGTCTACCACCATGGCATCGGCAGCACACAGTCAAGGCTCCACGCCGCAGGCAGGAGCTTCATTAGCGCTTCAGTCGATCACTAACGCACACACTACAACGGCACAGGCGCCTGGAGGGTCACAGAAGAGTGTGACGAGCGTAAACTCTACACCTCCAATGGACAAGAAGGGCTATCCTGAGTTGTCGAGATTTATGGCACTGGACGATGGAATGTTGCAGTTCAAGCGATTTGCGGCGCTGAATGCCCATAGCCTGTTGATGCAGCAAGCAGAGCTTCTAGTCCTCGAGCAGAATCTCGGAGCCCGCGGCACGGCGGACAGACAATATGGTCATCACACTGAGGTTGAGAAGCTCATGGAACCCATCGCCGCAGCCTCGAATGTCAGCTCAACCCCGAATGTCAACGCAACCTCGAATGTCAAAACATACAATCAGCAGTGGGAGCTTGTCCTAGAGATCAGATCGCGCTTGAAAGACTATAGTAAGTCGTGCACCAAGCATAAGCGGAGACTGTGCTAAAAACTTCTAGATGAGGCACTCTTGCGCCAAAGTGAGTTGTGCAAACTCCCGCAGCCCCGGAGGTACGACATGGAACAGCTTCGAGAGTGGCTAGCCCGGAAGAAAGGCGGCGACAACTTTCTCGTTAGCGTTGAAGAGCTGCCCTGGCTTGCGGATGAGTCGAAAGACCTCCTAGCAGTCACCAGGGAGCCATTTGATGCTTTCACAGGCTGGGTTGCAGAGTCAGTTATTCCATGGCTCACGAAAGGACGTCAGAAGGTGCCTTTGATCAAGAAGGTAGCTCTCGCATACTTGAGATTCCTCAGCATGAAGGCTGATCTTCCTACAGTCCCCCATAGTCGGACAAGAAGAACTTGGACTCCTCGACCATCCCGATCGAAAATACCGAAGAGCTTCGCGAGTGGTCGTCGTCTTCTTCTCGGCCCTCACGCCTTCATTGGCCATCCTCATTCTGTATTACATTCGAAATATGCTTGCTAGAATTTTGACAGCTATGGGGCTCTCCATTGTATTCGCTGCCAGTCTGGCATCATCAACCGAAGTGAGACCAGCAGATGTCTTTGGAGCGACCGCGGCGTGAGTTATCAGTGTGACCACTATGTCCAAAGGAGCATGCTGATGTTGATAAATCTAGATTCGCGGCAGTGCAAGTGGTGTTCATTGGGAGCAATAACATCACTAATACTTGAACGTACTCAATGATGATATGAAAGTAGACATGATCACGAACACTGTACTTCGTTAGACGCATGCATTTGTTCAGGAATATCCATACTGAAGAAACATCAGTACCTCGCGCCGATGTGAAATTCTGCAAGGGAAGGATGCTCTGTCACTCAAGGGTTTCGTGAGCTTCGATATGCCGCAGGAGAGCCACTACTGCTCGAAGCTGGCTGACCGCCATAACTGCGCACTTTGCGGTCGAAGCGTTCCTTTCGCAACCTCTCATTCTCAGCTTCTGTCCGCGCAAACTCCTCTCGTTGTCTCCGTTTCTCTTCTATCTGGCAATTAGTGATATTCCTGTGCAAGACCATCAGTGCAAGATGCTCACCTCGTTTGAGAGACGGAAACTGTAGAGGACAGTACTCCACTGGCATTGACGAAGGACCTCGACGCATCACTTGTGACTGCAATGGGTTGCTGACCTGAACCACAAGGCCTCTATCATGGCACGTACGATTACCGATAATCACAGCATTAGGGCTGTTAGGCAAGACATAAAACCAGTCCTGAAAAGCTTCGCCACCGGCTTCGTACCACTTCAGGTAAAGGCCATTCGTGACCTCAGAATTGCGACCATCTCCAAGCGTGATGGCACAAGGTCTGGGAGAAGTATGCTCATTAGTCATGCCCATGCGTGTCAGGGTCGTCGGCGATATTGTATTAATGTCGGCCCGAGTATCCAGCTTAGCAAGGAGTGGAATCAATCGCCCCTTGGGATGTCCCATGGCAATATGAGCTGTGTAAAGTGCGGGTCCGTTAGAATGTTCGATTGCCTCCGGATTCGTGTTATTAGCTTGTGAAATGCGTCTTCTcatagtgttcaaaatcACGCCTTCGTCTTCGTCCTGGTGTTCATGGCCTCGAGTAGCTTCTGGACAACTGTTGTACCACAGCTCCAATCGGGCGAAAGCAAGGTTTTTAGTCCAATTCAGATCCTGTTGTAGCAAAGGCGCCACCTTGGACTGGATGTCTTGACAACGGCGTCCTTTCGCCACTAGGATTTCTACATAGGACAGGCCAGTGAGATCGACTTGTCGCTGAATCAAGTCTCCACGGATGTTAGGCCTGATTTCAGGGCGGCTGGTATTGGCCTGATTCGTTGATGCATACTGCGTACTGCGAGTGAGAGCGCCAGCTAGTGCGGAAAATCGTCAGCGGGTTGTATCCCGTCATTTCACATATGCCATTTGTCGTAGCCGTACACACCGTTGCCATCGTCAACGGCTTCATCACCGCTATCATCCTCTGCGTTGTGCTCTTCTGCGTCACTGTCCTCGGACGATGCGCCGCCGCGTACGTCGGTGGTGTAGTCTTGATGCTGACCGGAATGGCGCAACGATGAAGCAGTAGCATTAGTCTGTTGTGGCCTTGAGCTGCGCGGTTCTTGAGCATATGCGTCAGACCCCGACCCCTGACCTGAGGAGTAAGCAGCGGTAGTGCGCAAACATTG
Above is a genomic segment from Fulvia fulva chromosome 3, complete sequence containing:
- a CDS encoding Averufin oxidase A; the encoded protein is MPTYALLGATGGTGSAILRCLLSEPPVDLTLRILVRSRDKLLASFPGLEQSTVVQIKIVQGTSTDIVALGQCLEGASVIFNVVATNESKVGLSLCHDTAGTVIDTLESLQTTNKQHYSKPTVIQLRSASLNLELNSGTPWLVTLFLSFCLHYIYSDIERASQLYERTVRNQPDLMDYIYIDPPALHGAGRTKRTGYELISKGAAVNGVSYADLGAAFCEVASRKDEFRGRAVGLVGTGKIDETWKVLLNYNYLGAKSRIFG